In Vitis riparia cultivar Riparia Gloire de Montpellier isolate 1030 chromosome 19, EGFV_Vit.rip_1.0, whole genome shotgun sequence, the following proteins share a genomic window:
- the LOC117909006 gene encoding fatty acid desaturase 4, chloroplastic has translation MSTSFPHHKYYSLRSPNNVGRRHHRRFPALVHCSATSTAKAKHKADQLVIVPRPLTPPPITKTPDRPSIKDPDLLSTWPHRAWVASGCTTVLISLLKCATGSAHSHIWLEPVLAGLIGYVLADLGSGVYHWGIDNYGDASTPVFGSQIEAFQGHHKWPWTITRRQFANNLHALARVVTFTVLPLDLVFNDPVVHGFVWVCSGCIMFSQQFHAWAHGTKSRLPPLVVALQDAGLLVSRSQHAAHHHAPYNNNYCIVSGVWNEFLDENKVFEALEMILFFQLGVRPRSWSEPNFGWIEEIETPSQTTVY, from the coding sequence ATGTCCACCTCCTTCCCACATCACAAGTACTACTCTCTAAGGTCTCCCAACAATGTCGGAAGACGCCACCATAGACGCTTCCCCGCCCTTGTCCACTGCTCAGCCACCTCCACTGCCAAGGCCAAGCACAAAGCTGACCAACTAGTCATTGTACCAAGACCCTTAACCCCACCCCCCATTACCAAAACCCCTGACCGCCCCTCGATCAAGGACCCGGATTTATTATCTACATGGCCTCATCGAGCTTGGGTGGCAAGCGGGTGCACCACCGTGCTCATTTCTTTATTGAAGTGTGCCACAGGTTCAGCCCATTCACATATATGGCTAGAACCTGTTTTGGCTGGCCTAATTGGCTATGTGCTTGCAGACCTTGGCTCAGGGGTTTACCATTGGGGCATTGATAACTATGGTGATGCCTCAACTCCTGTGTTTGGTTCTCAGATTGAAGCATTCCAGGGCCATCACAAGTGGCCCTGGACGATCACCCGCCGCCAGTTTGCCAACAATCTACACGCCCTGGCTCGTGTTGTCACCTTTACCGTGCTTCCTCTAGATCTTGTCTTCAATGATCCAGTTGTACATGGCTTTGTTTGGGTGTGCTCAGGCTGCATTATGTTCAGCCAGCAGTTCCATGCCTGGGCTCATGGCACAAAAAGCCGCCTCCCTCCGCTAGTGGTGGCGCTGCAAGATGCTGGACTGCTAGTGTCGAGATCACAGCATGCTGCCCACCATCATGCACCTTATAACAATAACTACTGTATTGTGAGCGGAGTTTGGAACGAGTTCTTGGATGAGAATAAGGTTTTTGAGGCCTTGGAGATGATCTTGTTCTTCCAGCTTGGTGTGCGGCCGAGGTCTTGGAGCGAGCCTAACTTTGGCTGGATCGAAGAGATTGAAACACCTTCACAAACTACAGTCTactga